From a region of the Lactuca sativa cultivar Salinas chromosome 4, Lsat_Salinas_v11, whole genome shotgun sequence genome:
- the LOC111900805 gene encoding agamous-like MADS-box protein AGL27 gives MGRRKLEMKRIEDKSSRQVTFSKRRSGLNKKARQLSILCDAAVAVVVFSSNGKLYEYCSGGTNRVEDIISRYHKSSLDAEERTTQEGACQNMGINNTCTRFQTCNELLHSVRRLDEKGNVISVSDMTELEEELSAALMHTRARKTQLMMERISSFHEQERKLSEEKEELKQQLQVASAANPNDDVDVGGQRGRLEDTADNQYCGQTTPPRRLITLPLFKD, from the exons ATGGGGCGGAGAAAGTTGGAGATGAAGCGAATTGAAGACAAGAGTAGCAGACAAGTGACGTTTTCAAAGCGGAGATCAGGGTTAAACAAGAAAGCACGGCAGCTTTCCATTCTCTGCGACGCTGCTGTCGCCGTCGTCGTCTTCTCCTCCAATGGCAAACTTTATGAATACTGCAGCGGCGGTACGAACAG AGTGGAGGATAtcatttccaggtatcataaaaGCAGCCTTGATGCAGAAGAGCGAACCACCCAAGAAGGGGCTTGCCAAAATATG GGAATTAACAACACGTGTACAAGATTCCAAACATGCAATGAGCTTCTACACTCAGTAAGAAG GCTTGATGAAAAAGGGAATGTCATCTCTGTTAGTGACATGACAGAGCTAGAGGAGGAACTTAGTGCTGCTCTTATGCATACACGTGCTAGAAAG ACACAGTTGATGATGGAGAGAATATCAAGCTTTCATGAACAG GAAAGGAAATTAAGCGAGGAAAAGGAAGAACTGAAGCAGCAG CTACAGGTGGCATCAGCAGCAAACCCGAATGATGATGTTGACGTTGGTGGTCAAAGAGGACGTCTCGAAGACACTGCAGATAACCAATATTGTGGCCAGACCACTCCTCCCCGACGACTTATAACACTCCCTCTCTTCAAAGATTAA
- the LOC111900804 gene encoding cytochrome c-type biogenesis CcmH-like mitochondrial protein, with protein MENEEDPVKRQQILDARARNISHNVRCLECGSQSIEESQADIAVLLRKLIRDEIRSGKSDKDIYKKLEDDYGETILYAPKFDWQTAAFWLSPLLIAGTAGGIWAYGRHRQRTNVHLLALNLTRGVPLTPREKETMLDILTPPPSGILPTSPWWKNWLPQ; from the exons ATGGAAAACGAAGAGGATCCAGTGAAGAGGCAACAGATTCTGGATGCACGCGCAAGAAACATCAGTCACAATGTGCGCTGCTTAGAGTGTGGTAGTCAGTCCATTGAAGAATCCCAAGCTGATATTGCTGTTCTTCTCAGGAAG CTTATTCGTGATGAAATCCGTTCTGGAAAAAGTGACAAAGATATCTATAAAAAGCTTGAAGATGATTATGGAGAGACGATTCTTTATGCTCCAAAGTTTGATTGGCAGACTGCAGCCTTTTGGCTCTCACCT CTTCTGATTGCTGGAACAGCTGGAGGAATATGGGCATATGGTAGGCATAGGCAACGTACTAATGTTCATTTACTGGCTTTAAATTTAACAAGAGGTGTTCCATTAACCCCTAGAGAGAAAGAAACAATGTTGGACATTCTTACCCCTCCACCTTCAGGAATACTTCCAACATCTCCATGGTGGAAAAACTGGCTTCCTCAATGA